ATCTCGACCCTCGTTCTGCTCAAACAAACGGAGCGGGCCAATGCGATGCTCGCGCGGCTCTCCTCGTTCCTGCGCTACACACTGGCGAACGAGCCGACCGCGCAGGTCACGCTGGCGCAGGAGGTGGAGACCCTGAAGCTGTATCTCGAAATCGAAAAGATGCGTTTCGAGGACCGGCTTCGCCCGCATTTCCGGATCGATGCCGCGACCATCGGCGCGAAGCTGCCATCGCTGCTTCTCCAGCCCCTCGTTGAGAATGCGATCAAATATGCGGTTACTCCAAGCGAGACAGGGGCTGACATCTGGATAAAGGCCGAACGCCAGGGGCGGGGAGTCCGGATCGAAGTCGCGGACAGCGGCGCCGGGACTTCGGCAGAACTTGCGTCCCATGCCTCAACCGGCGTTGGCCTCGCCAATATTCGCGATCGGCTTGCCCAGGCCTATGGCCCGGCGCACGGAATCGTCACCCGGCAGAACGAAAACGGCGGCTTCAGCGTTATCCTCGACATTCCGTTCGATGACAGCGACGCTCGCAAACACAAGGAACCAGCATGACCATCCGAACCATCTTGGTCGATGACGAACCCCTTGCCACGCAAGGGCTCCAGCTTCGTCTTCAGGCCCATGACGATGTCGAGATTGTCGCCACCGCCGCCAATGGCCGCGAAGCGATCCGCGCGATCAAGACGTACAAGCCGGATCTGGTCTTTCTCGACATCCAGATGCCGGGCTTCGACGGCTTTTCGGTCGTCCAGGGCCTGATGGACGTCGAGCCTCCCTTGTTCGTGTTCGTCACCGCTTATGGCGAGCATGCGGTTCGCGCGTTCGAGGCGCAGGCGGCGGATTATCTCGTCAAGCCGGTGGAGGAAGACCGCTTGGCCGCAACCCTCGACAGGGTGCGCCAGCGGCTGGCCGAGAAGCGCGGGGCCGAGGAAGCGGAACGCCTAAAGGAGGCCCTGGTCGAGCACGCGCCGGAAGCGGCCGAGGAACTGGCCGATACCGGAAGCGACACTCCGTCGGCCAACCGTTTCGAGAAGATGATCAATATCCGCGACCAGGGACAGATCTTCCGGGTCGACGTCGACTCGATCGAGCGGATCGATGCTGCCGGCGACTACATGTGCATCCAGACAGGCGACAACACGCTGATCTTGCGCGAGACTATGAAGGACCTCGAAAAGCGGCTCGATCCGCGCCGTTTCCAGCGGGTTCACCGCTCGACCATCGTCAATCTCGACCAGGTCCGCCAGGTCAAGCCGCACACCAACGGCGAGTGCTTCCTGGTTCTAGATTCCGGTGCACAGGTGAAGGTCAGCCGGTCCTACCGCGACGTCGTTGCCCGGTTTGTCCATTAATCGAACGGGACTAGCCCGCTCGAAATCACGACCTTAGGAGCCTCGACCATGAAACATGCCCGCTGGCTTGCTGCCGCCTCCGCTTTGTCCATCCTCACGCTCGCCGCCTGCCAGCAGGGCCAGGCGCCTGCTAACGGCACCGCCACTTCCGAAACAACGGCTGGCGAAACCGCCGATGGCCTGTCAAAGCTCGCGCGGATCGAGATGAATCCGGACGTCTCCTACCTGAGCGCGGAGGAGAAAGAGGTCGTCAACCTGCTGATCCAGGCCGCCGGCTACATGAGCGAGATCTACAAGCGGCAGGCGACGCCGGGTTTCGACCAGCTTCGAAGCGACATCGCGGCGAAGAATGATCCCGCCTTGCTCGAGCGGTTCGACGCCTTTTTCGGTCCATGGGATTCCATCAACGACGGCGAGCCTTTCTTCGGCGGCAAGGCCAGGCCCGCCGGTGCCGGCTTCTACCCGGCCGACCTTACCAAGGACGAATTCGACAAATATCTCGCGGCGAATCCGGGTGAGCGCGAGGCGCTGCTGAGTCCCTATACGGTGGTCAAGCGGCAGGGGGACAAGTTGGTCGCCGTGCCGTACAGCAAGGAGTACAAGCAATGGCTGGAGCCGGCCGCCAAGCTGCTTGAGCAGGCGTCGGAGAAGACCACCAACCCCAGCCTCAAGAAGTTTCTGGCCCTTCGCGCCAAAGCCTTCCGCACCGACGACTATTTCGAATCCGAGCTCGCCTGGATGGATCTCAAGGACACGCCGATCGAAGTCGCGATCGGCCCCTATGAAGTCTACACCGACGAACTATACGGGCGGAAGACGGCGTTCGAGGCGTTCGTCACACTGCGCGATCCCAAGGAAAGCCAGGCGCTCGACGTTTACAAGGGCGAGCTTCGCGGCATGGAGGAAAATCTCCCCGTCGAATCGAAGTATAAGAATTTCCAGCGCGGCTTCGAATCCCCAATTGCGGTCGCCGACCAGATCCACGGCGGCGGCGACAATGTGCCGGGCGTCCAGACGGTCGCCTTTAACCTGCCCAACGACGAGCGCGTCCGCGAGGCCAAGGGGGCCAAGAAAGTCATCCTGCGCAATGTCCTTGGCGCGAAGTACGATCGAATCCTGAAGCCGATGGCCTCGCTTACGTTGGTCTCCGACCAGGCTGGCGACGTCACCCAGCGCTACATGTTCATGGAAACCCTGTTCCACGAGCTTAGCCACAGCCTGGGACCGGGCAGCATTGTCGTGAATGGCCGCAAGACCACCGTCGACCAGGAATTGAAGGAAATTGCCGGTGGCCTCGAAGAGGCCAAGGCCGACGTCATGGGCGCCTGGAACATCCTCTACATGATGGACAAGGGCATCCTCCCCAATGCCGAGCGCAGACAGATTCGCGCGACCTACGTCGCCGGACTGTTCCGCGCGATGCGCTTCGGGGTCGGCGAGGCGCACGGGCGCGGCGCAGCGATGCAGTACAGCTTCATCCGCGACCGTGGCGGAATCGTCTGGGACGAGGGCGCCAAGCGTTTCCGCGTCGACGAAGCCAAGATCGACGGCGCCATCCGCGATCTCGTCGGCGAGATCGTCCGGATGCAGGGCAATGGTGATTATGCTGGCGTGAAGGCGTTCCTCGACAAGTGGGGCAAGCTCGATCCGCAGGCTGAGGCCGTTATTGCCACGATGAAGGACATTCCGGTCGACATCCGCCCGATCTACCCCGAGCGCGTCTAAGGAGACGAACAGTCATGGCCCGCGATTTCGCCACCTTCGCAGCGCTTCACGTCCCGGGCGATCCCGTTGTCCTTTATAACATCTGGGACACGGGCAGCGCGCTCGCGGTCGCGGCGGCGGGAGCGAAAGCACTCGCCACCGGCAGCCATCCGGTCGGCGATGCCGCCGGGTTCGGCGACGGCCAGAAGGTCCCGCTCGACTTCGTGTTCGGCAACGCACGGCGAATTCTTGCTGCCGTCGACCTGCCGCTGACCGTCGATTTCGAAGGCGCTTATTCCACCGATCCGGGCGAGGCCGCGGCCAATGTCGCGGCCTTGAAGGAAACCGGCG
The window above is part of the Sphingomonas sp. HDW15A genome. Proteins encoded here:
- a CDS encoding LytTR family DNA-binding domain-containing protein; the encoded protein is MTIRTILVDDEPLATQGLQLRLQAHDDVEIVATAANGREAIRAIKTYKPDLVFLDIQMPGFDGFSVVQGLMDVEPPLFVFVTAYGEHAVRAFEAQAADYLVKPVEEDRLAATLDRVRQRLAEKRGAEEAERLKEALVEHAPEAAEELADTGSDTPSANRFEKMINIRDQGQIFRVDVDSIERIDAAGDYMCIQTGDNTLILRETMKDLEKRLDPRRFQRVHRSTIVNLDQVRQVKPHTNGECFLVLDSGAQVKVSRSYRDVVARFVH